TGGAACTGGGTTCGATATCAGGACAGCTCCTAAGGCAATGGCTAAATTGAAAAAGCAGGTTAAGCGCACCAAAGAAATTCTTAGTGCGAATACGGTGGCCCCAATATCAGTTGAATCTCTCTATGATGATCGTGATTTTAGGTAAATTCAACTTCAATTTCATGCAAAATTGGTGGCATTTTATCTTCCCCTTGCTGTTGGGATTTCTTTTATCCAAATCATAATTTTTTGACTTTCCACAAAACAataaatcacctaaaaactatGTCTGGAAATTAATATCTGATCTTATCACAAGCAGAGGAGTGCCACTTGAATCTTTTTAACAGCTGAGTAGTGGATGCTGGGAAATTTGATTGTACTATAAAATTGTATAGTTCAAACTAAATTATGGGTACAAACGGTGATATATGCTGGATTTGATCAATATTCTAAGTCAGATTTCAAATAAGGCAGGGATAAGAGTCTGCAGTCTGACTTGCATATATATGAACAGCTATTTGTCCCTTTCCGTAAAGTTTTAAGCAACTTGTTGAAATTCTTTCCAGTTTCCAAATTAGGGCCTTTTAGTTCCATCGTTGGTTGTAGGAACATGTTAAACTTACCAGAAATTTGACTTTTTCTCCAGGAGCTCAATAAGTCGTGAGAAATTTGAAGAGCTTTGTGCTGATATTTGGGAGAAAGCTCTTACCCCATTGAAAGAAGTTCTTGAGCATTCTGGTTTAAAAACTGAAGAGATACATGGGGTGGAGTTGATTGGAGGTGCTACTCGGGTGCCAAAATTGCAGGTAATTACCATTTTGCCACCTTTGCAGTGGAAATAATAGATCAATAACAATTTTTAGCACTAGATATGTACAAACTCTCAAAACTATCTCTTTTTGGATTTTGCAAATGGGAATTTATTTGCTTTTGAGTGCTGATGTACCTTCATCCAACAGGTGGCATTATTAAAATGTAAGATAactttatttctttgattgaTGACTTGCCTGGCTGCATATTAGATATGTAAACAAAATGTGGGAAAAAGActagaagaagaaatgcaggAGTGTTTTTTGCTATTAGTCCTTGAGAAtttgaaaagagaaaataaaaggtTAGAGCAACAAAATAACAACATTGAATTTGTAATTTAAGCCTTATATTTGCTTTCAGGTCTTTGCAAGCTGTTAGAGAAGTTGATTAATGGAAGTCATTTGAGATTTAGCTCTATTTATAATATTGTATACCTGGAAGAGAAAAATGTGACTTAGGGCACTCCTTTTGCTTAAGGACTGCGCTAATTACTTGTTTCTAGAATTACGTTGTAGTAAGTTTTTAGTGTATATTTGGCTTCATAATCAACTGTTTTCCCCTGTTCCAGGCTAAGCTCCAGGAATACCTGGGTAGGAAAGAACTGCACAAACATTTGGATGCTGATGAAGCTATTGTTCTTGGTGCCTCACTACATGCTGCAAATTTGAGTGATGGAATCAAATTGAATCGTAAGCTAGGGATGATTGATGGATCTTCATATGGATTTGTTCTTGATTTAGATGGCCCTGATCTTTTGAGTGATGAAAGCACTAGACAGTTAATTGTGCCCCGCATGAAGAAGCTTCCTAGTAAAGTAAGTCTCTGGACAATTTGGAGTTATCAGTTACAGCTTGTTATAGGTGGCATAGATTTTTATACAATTCTTTAGATTTCAACCTGATTTCTGTGCCATTGCACTGCAGATGTTCAGGTCTATTATCCACAACAAAGATTTTGATGCTTCACTTGCATATGAGAGTGAAGGTTTGGTGCCTCCTGGTGCTGCTTCTCTCATGTTTGCTCAGTATGCTGTGTCAGGTCTTACTGATGCCAGTGAAAAGTAAGCACTTGCTATTTATGTTGATTTATAATGTGATCTTGTTTGAaagttgattttttatttttcactgAGCTTTTTTCCTATGACCACTCACTTTATAGGTACGCATCACGGAATCTTTCCTCCCCAATTAAGGCAAATCTACATTTCTATCTTAGTAGAAGTGGAACATTTAGCTTGGAGCGAGCAGATGCTGTTGTTGAAATAACTGAATGGGTGGAAGTTCCTAGAAAGAATCTTACAGTGGAAAACACAACGTCAGCTATTGGTAACATATCTGTTGAAGCTGATTCTAAGAATGCTTCAGAAGAAAGCAATGACAAATTGCAGGGGGATGATGGAATCACTGGCACATCCAATGCAACCATATCGGACAATAATACAACAGATCTTGGTACAGAAAAGAAACTAAAGAAGAGGACCTTCCGAGTTCCGCTAAAGGTGTTCATTTTTTATCCTCTGGGATTCTCCTGCACtccttcccccccccccaaccctTCTGAAATTTTAGACGTTGTGATATTATCTATTGTTTCAATTGCGAGCTTTTACTCTTTGATCATTGCAGATAGTTGAGAAAACAACAGGGCCAGCATTGTCTCTTTCGAAAGAGTCATTTGCGGATGCTCAACATAAACTGGAAATACTGGACAAAAAGgatgaagaaaggaaaagaactGCAGAGTTGAAAAACAATTTGGAAGGCTACATATATAACACCAAGGAAAAGGTTTTACATCATATTCTTTTCTTGTTTCACACCTTAATGGATCTGTTCTGAAATTATGAATGTCCTGCTGAAATCTCAACTTTTCTTTGATATCtgttttgaattttattgtCTACGGGGTGTTTGATATTCCCAGTACCTCTGAATACATTAAGAGTATGTACAAATACTGCCAAATGATAACATTTTACCTTGTATCAACTGCCTTGTCCTTTGCAGTATATTATGTAGCTTCCGTGGAGGTTGAAATTTGTTGGTCATATAACGAAATTAAGAACTTTGAATGCATTTGACCTGAAAATTAAAGGTATCTGCATATGCATAAACTCCCATCTTGGTCTTGTTCTATAGGTAGTTTGCAAAAGCATGTGGCATTCATAATCCAGAAGTATTCAAGTATTATCTTTTGCAGTTGAATCAAGCAAAACAGCTTCAGTTCTGTTTAAATAACAAGGATACAGAAGGGTTGTCAAACTTTCTTTTGCCACAtatgttttgttttcttgaaatattCTTTCCAACCGTTTCCTATATGAAACATTCCTTGGTTGTGCCTTAGAAGGTTTTTGGTAGATATGTGGGGAAGTTAAATCTAATTTACTTTGTTTCAAAAGCTTCATTTAAACAAACATGTGGAGATGATCATTTTTCCCCATTTCCTATCATTTCAATTATTAAGATGCCTTTAACTTTCCTTCACTTGGAGAATCCTTAAGCTCTgttgttttcaattttatttatattttaatgTATTTGTGTCTATCTAATTTATtgtctttattttattttcattttctttcttgcaaTGCTTGTAGACTGGCTACGGTTTGCCGCTCTTTCTTCGCCTGTGCTGCAGTATactgatttttcaatttttggtgtAGATCTGATTGCTTACTTGCATTTGCTTGTTTCTGTGACATCCTATTGCAGCTTGAATCCGaggaatttgaaaaaatttcttCTAGCCAAGAACGCCAATCCTTTTCTGAAAAACTTGAAGAGGTGTGGTTTTTTAATATTACCCTTTGTTGTTTTGCTAATTTAATGGCTTATTATCTCTGTTATTCTGTTGCTCATATATCTCACTTAGTGCACTGAAATTATTTTGGACTATTTCTTAAGGTGCAAGAATGGTTGTATACTGATGGTGAAGATGCTAAGGCCGCTGAATTCCAAGAACGTTTGGATATGCTTAAAGCTATTGGAGGACCTATATTCTTTAGGTATGTCTTTagatttttttatcaattttgtaaGTACTTGCTGAAACCTTGTCTGATATGCAGCATTAATTGTTGTTAGATATGATGAGCTCACTGCACGACCTGCTGCATTGGAATATGCTCGAAAGTACCTCACTGAGCTGCAACAGGTAAATTTGATATGTTCTAAAATTTAATGTTTCCCTTTTCTTACTATTAAACTCTTTTAAGCCTGAAAAGACTGGACATTTAAAGAATATGATCTTCATGCTAAGTTTACTTTCCAAGCAGTAATAGGAAGGATAGGTAATTGCCTTTACCAACTATAGAAAGGATAGGTAATTGCCTTTCCAAGCAGTAATACCTGTATTATATTGATTAATTTTCTGTATAGTCAGAGACCAACTATGGTTTTCTTGTTGTCTTGCAATGAATTGATAATGATTGCTATTGAGCTGCTAAATTGTGATGAAGGTCCTAGCCTTTATTTGTTTTCCCAGAGTATAAATCTGTCTGGTCTGGTCCTGCGAATTTAATCTTCCAAGTGCATTAACAGTATTTTATTTTCCCCTGACCATCTTCAGATTATCCTCAAATGGGAAACAGAAAAAACGTGGCTTCCAAGAGAAAGAATAGATGAGGTCTGCTGATAAAAATTTCGTCTGGTTCAGTCTTCATATTTAGATTGGAACTTTTCTTGagaaatcttttctttttttttttctggctgACTAAAAGAACTCAAACCTATAGGTTCGGAGCATGGCTGAGAAGGTGAAAAATTGGTTCAATGACAAGGAGGCTGAGCAGAAGAAGTAAGTTTTTGTTTTCAGCTTTCATTTGAATTAGTTATTTGCTTTGCTGTTCAATAGACTCCCAGACTGATTGCTGTTCCTTGCCTTTAATGTAACCCACCTAtgtccttttgttttttctttttccctcaaaTATATTAGCCAACTTAGGGCTCCAAAATTCTAGAGGCAACATGCAAGTTGTGTTCTGGAGGTGGCACCTGGTGCACATGGTGTAGTATTTAATTACTGTTAAATTTCCTTTTTGGACGAAGGACACGTTCAAGCTGAAGTGATCTTCATCTTAGGCTTCTATAGTTTTGTTGTTTGCCTTTCCTAACTATAGAATGGCTTCTCCCTCTACGTATGATGTGGGAAGGGAGTCAGTATGAACTTTCCTTTAACTTGTGTTTATTCACCTTACTGATTGGTTTGCTTAAGCAAATATGTTGTGCTTGTGCTTGTGAATTTTTTGGTTTGTTCAGCTGGGGAATATTTGTTTTATTGCTCTTGTTGCTTTCACCCATTCTATGCACAATACTCTTTTGTCAACAGGACATCTTTATTTAGCAAGCCAATATTCACATCTGAAGAAGTATATGGGAAAATATTTGATCTTCAAGACAAGGTATTCATGGGTTCTCTTTTTTTTGGCTTCCTCCTGTAATACTTGTATTTGTTACTTTCTTACTTTTTCTGCCTTGATTGACGAAGAAAAATGAAGCTGATATGATCAAGATGTTAATAATCTTTCATTCTTGTATTGAAATGTAGGTTACTAGTGTCAATAGAATTCCCAAGCCAAAGCCAAAAGTTGAGAAGCCAGTGAAAAATGAGACAGAGAGCACGGGcgaaaattcaaattcaacaaattCATCTTCTGAGGAGACCTCACAAAATGGCCAAACTGCAGGAGCTTCAGAGAATTCAACTGATGAAACGGAAGCTACTGGATCTGAGGCTCGCGATGAATTGTAATTATAGTGTAACAAAATATGGAGTTTGAACATGAGCAGGCTGCCGGAACAGGACATCGTGGATAGGCCGGATAGAATAGCACAGGCTGTAGTAGCGGTTTTACTATACAGTAATATAGAGAGCTAAGCCCATTTTTGTGATGGTTTTCTTTTTGTGCCATCCTCAGGGAGGTGTTTCTCCCATTATGATAGGTTCAGAAGTACTTGCTCATTATTTCCCTTTGTGTTTTTTTGTCAATTAGTTGTAATACTTAACCCACGTAAAGAGCTGTGTGGGCTGCCTTCCGAGCCATTGGCTGCAAAAGGAATTTTGTTTGCTCTAATTTTTCATTTACTGATTCTTCGCTACTGATATTCATTTGGAGGTGCACGTTAACATGGTCTGGGCTATTGTTTGTAATCCTCTTCATCTATTCTGAAGTAATAATGCTCTGTATTCCACACCTCATCACCTGAAAAATTGCAAATTCCGATCCTTTTTATCAAGCCCTTATTATCCTGCTGTACATCTTAGATAATCTTTTTGTGTTTCCTTATTTCATTACCCCCACTTGAAGCGGTCAAGAcgtttgtttttgttgttgatAGAGGAGCATCATTGTACTTTTCATTTGGTACACATGGGAACCAGAGGAAGGTGGTTTAGCTGTGAAGAACATTATGCAACAGAACTGCTGGTGTATGATCATCCTAGCTGTGCTCTTTTCTCAAGGACTACCCGGCCGAGGTTATTTCCCATGAGCTGGTGATTACTTGGAAGGTTCACATGCTCGAGGAAACAATCATAGATCGAAAGTGGCTGGATGAACTAAAAAAGATCTGTTGAAGTGTGATATCCGATAAAAATCAAGAAGAACACACTAAAccgtttcttgattttttttttttgggttgggcGGGGAGGCAGTGTTGCATTTGAGCAATTAATACAGCTTTGGTGTTGCTGCTGCATTGTTGGAAAGCACAGACGTTTTCTTTGCACTGCAATTCAATTCTACCCGTGATCTAGGATCCCTGACGAAGTGAATATAGGTTGTTCTTGATCTAGATTGCTGGCTCTGGGAACTGTTTATTGTGGTTGATCTGGTATAGAGTTGGTGTCgagtttctttctttgtttaaaAAGGAACTATGTCATGTGTATATTGGAACTCTCTGTCTCTGCTTGAAATGGTTCTTATTCTGTTTTTCATGTTGAATCTGATTGTTTAGTCATCTCGAACAGCTTAGCAACGATCCACCATCCGAACACTAAAGGAGAGGACTGGTGCAGGGAACTGCTTGTATTGTTTGTTTAACTATTAGTCATCTTGTGTTCGCAAATATTCTGCAGTGGTATTTGTGTAATGAAATTCATCTTAAGGGAGCATGAAGTGTTAATTCCCTTGCCTTCTCTGTACGAGAAAGAgttttaagcatttttttttttttttgtcgctgGGTATCGGTCACTCCGGACTGATAATACCGTCTGTGCCA
Above is a genomic segment from Coffea eugenioides isolate CCC68of chromosome 5, Ceug_1.0, whole genome shotgun sequence containing:
- the LOC113770277 gene encoding heat shock 70 kDa protein 17; the encoded protein is MPARKGNTMLLFRLGIVLSLFLSCFLSPSQSAVCSIDLGSESLKVAVVNLKPGQAPISIAINEMSKRKTPSLVAFHSGTRLIGEEASNLLARYPNKVYSHLRDLVAKPYGVAKKLLESSYLNYRIVPESSRGVAFIDTGEEEDGKYTAEELVAMLLKYAVGLAETHVKGKVKDCVLTVPPYMGVPERNGLLAAAELAGINVLALVNEHSGAALQYGIDKDFSNGSRHVIFYDMGASSTYAALVYFSAYNAKEFGKTVSINQFQVNDVRWDAELGGQSMELRLVEYFADEFNKQLGTGFDIRTAPKAMAKLKKQVKRTKEILSANTVAPISVESLYDDRDFRSSISREKFEELCADIWEKALTPLKEVLEHSGLKTEEIHGVELIGGATRVPKLQAKLQEYLGRKELHKHLDADEAIVLGASLHAANLSDGIKLNRKLGMIDGSSYGFVLDLDGPDLLSDESTRQLIVPRMKKLPSKMFRSIIHNKDFDASLAYESEGLVPPGAASLMFAQYAVSGLTDASEKYASRNLSSPIKANLHFYLSRSGTFSLERADAVVEITEWVEVPRKNLTVENTTSAIGNISVEADSKNASEESNDKLQGDDGITGTSNATISDNNTTDLGTEKKLKKRTFRVPLKIVEKTTGPALSLSKESFADAQHKLEILDKKDEERKRTAELKNNLEGYIYNTKEKLESEEFEKISSSQERQSFSEKLEEVQEWLYTDGEDAKAAEFQERLDMLKAIGGPIFFRYDELTARPAALEYARKYLTELQQIILKWETEKTWLPRERIDEVRSMAEKVKNWFNDKEAEQKKTSLFSKPIFTSEEVYGKIFDLQDKVTSVNRIPKPKPKVEKPVKNETESTGENSNSTNSSSEETSQNGQTAGASENSTDETEATGSEARDEL